In Uranotaenia lowii strain MFRU-FL chromosome 2, ASM2978415v1, whole genome shotgun sequence, one genomic interval encodes:
- the LOC129742142 gene encoding uncharacterized protein LOC129742142: protein MNKIGAFVILSVVLVGALADKYEAPAKSGGYGGHAVAAAGHGGYGASHGSSHHGGYEAASHGASHGGASYGGHQAAAGHGYGASHDAGHHGGHGYAAAAPAHYGGHQGGHHQGGYGGHSAPVVHTYAAKAPAAKCGANLLIGCSPSVAHVPCVPVHGGHGGYGHGHGAAAGGHGHGYGHAAY, encoded by the coding sequence ATGAACAAAATCGGAGCTTTCGTGATCCTGTCGGTTGTGTTGGTCGGTGCTTTGGCCGATAAATACGAAGCCCCCGCCAAGTCCGGTGGATACGGAGGTCATGCTGTGGCAGCTGCTGGCCATGGTGGCTACGGAGCATCCCACGGATCATCCCACCATGGAGGTTATGAGGCTGCTTCCCATGGGGCTTCCCACGGTGGAGCTTCCTATGGAGGACATCAGGCTGCTGCTGGTCACGGATACGGAGCCTCTCATGATGCCGGACACCATGGTGGTCATGGATACGCCGCTGCCGCTCCAGCTCACTACGGAGGACACCAGGGAGGACACCATCAGGGAGGTTATGGCGGACACTCTGCCCCAGTTGTCCACACCTACGCTGCCAAGGCCCCGGCTGCCAAGTGCGGAGCTAACCTGCTGATCGGATGTTCCCCAAGTGTTGCCCACGTGCCATGCGTCCCAGTCCATGGTGGACACGGAGGATACGGACATGGTCATGGTGCTGCCGCTGGTGGCCACGGACACGGATACGGACATGCTGCCTACTAA